One window of Atribacter laminatus genomic DNA carries:
- a CDS encoding ABC transporter substrate-binding protein, translating to MGKGYQGIVWFVVAILTIIGLSGMVLAQDQPYAGTTVTIITWDTATARAIEKLIPEFEKATGMKVDWNVFAEPVLREKVIADLAAKTGAYDIFLLDGWQTARYARAGYVAALDDLLANKKSEYFCEDFAPIYLDALRYDGKLWGLPYYGHVGILMYRKDLFEEKGITVPVNTDELMVAAEKLTDKANNKFGMAMRAIKGEDNPIISTSWTWVHGGEWLDENMKPGVTSPEFIQGAKWFSDILKNYGPPDVSRYSWLEVQNTFVTGNTGIIFDASDFIGRIEDPNLSQIVGKIGYALAPAGPHGPVTERYASHLFTAGMGINADSKNIDAAWLFLQWMTSKDIQMRTMIEGGNTGITSVSAMASEEFSNTYPGVPVILEALKLANPDYMPHIAEYPELCESIGTQISRTVTGEASVEDAMKIAYDDMYKVLEQAGYYQ from the coding sequence ATGGGAAAAGGTTATCAAGGAATCGTTTGGTTCGTAGTGGCTATACTCACCATTATAGGTTTGTCAGGTATGGTTCTCGCTCAAGATCAACCTTATGCAGGCACCACTGTCACCATTATTACTTGGGATACAGCAACGGCTCGTGCTATTGAAAAACTTATCCCGGAATTTGAAAAAGCAACCGGAATGAAAGTTGATTGGAATGTATTTGCTGAGCCGGTTCTTCGGGAGAAAGTTATTGCCGACCTGGCAGCAAAAACCGGTGCCTATGATATTTTCTTGCTTGACGGTTGGCAAACTGCTCGCTATGCTCGAGCTGGATATGTCGCTGCACTGGATGATCTTCTGGCTAATAAGAAATCCGAATATTTTTGTGAAGATTTTGCTCCCATTTACCTCGATGCCCTTCGTTATGACGGGAAACTGTGGGGCCTTCCCTATTATGGCCATGTTGGAATATTAATGTACCGAAAAGACTTGTTCGAAGAAAAGGGGATCACGGTTCCGGTGAATACCGATGAATTGATGGTTGCGGCAGAAAAATTAACTGATAAAGCCAATAATAAATTCGGTATGGCCATGAGAGCAATTAAGGGAGAGGATAACCCGATCATTTCTACATCCTGGACTTGGGTTCATGGTGGAGAGTGGCTCGATGAAAATATGAAACCAGGAGTGACCAGCCCGGAATTTATCCAAGGCGCAAAGTGGTTCAGCGATATCCTGAAGAATTACGGCCCTCCCGATGTCTCGCGTTATAGCTGGCTCGAAGTGCAGAATACTTTTGTAACTGGCAATACTGGGATTATTTTCGACGCATCTGATTTTATAGGTCGTATTGAAGATCCGAATTTGTCACAAATTGTTGGGAAAATTGGTTATGCTCTGGCTCCAGCGGGACCACACGGCCCAGTCACTGAGCGCTATGCTTCACACTTATTCACTGCTGGTATGGGAATCAATGCCGACTCAAAGAATATTGATGCAGCATGGTTATTCTTACAGTGGATGACCAGTAAAGACATACAGATGAGAACGATGATTGAAGGCGGAAATACCGGTATAACCAGCGTTTCAGCTATGGCAAGTGAAGAATTTTCCAATACTTATCCAGGTGTACCGGTCATTCTTGAAGCTTTAAAGCTCGCTAACCCCGACTATATGCCACATATTGCTGAATACCCTGAACTTTGCGAATCAATTGGAACCCAGATTTCCAGAACAGTCACCGGCGAAGCAAGTGTCGAAGATGCAATGAAAATTGCCTATGATGATATGTACAAAGTGTTAGAACAAGCCGGTTATTACCAATAA
- a CDS encoding NAD-dependent succinate-semialdehyde dehydrogenase yields MQYYHSLINGKWEEGEGSFEVTNPSNGEVIASVSKVTLNQMKNTIDAAHSAFKTWSKKLAIERSRSLFKAAAKVREKAAEIGTLLAKEQGKAIKDAEKEIIGAADCLEYYACLGVNILGEVPPPNAMNLRSIALRQPIGVVFAVAAWNYPVSLISWKVAPALAAGCTVIVKPSRETPLSTIEFVRVCNEAGLPAGILNVVSGENALISNEIFSNPLVKLVALTGSTETGKEFIKASAHTVKRLMLELGGHSPFIVFADADLDRAIKDGIKRSFRNTGQICNSVNRIFVEKSVYDQFVKNFVEGAKKIRIGDPFENPAPDCGPMVNQSGVKKMEEFIQDAKTHGGRIECGGKRPEDPKFSKGFYFEPTVITNVTPAMKIMMDEPFGPIVAIDTFSSAEEAVIKANNTRYGLVAYVYTSNIKKAGWVAENLEWGNVAINNISPDSLYAPYPGWKESGIGLELGHYGLDQYLEWKNIKIEI; encoded by the coding sequence GTGCAATATTATCATTCTTTAATAAATGGAAAATGGGAAGAAGGAGAAGGTTCTTTTGAGGTTACCAATCCGTCCAATGGTGAAGTAATTGCGTCAGTGTCTAAAGTGACGCTCAATCAGATGAAAAATACCATTGATGCTGCTCATTCTGCCTTTAAGACCTGGTCAAAAAAGCTTGCCATTGAAAGGAGTCGGTCACTTTTTAAAGCAGCAGCAAAAGTAAGGGAAAAAGCTGCCGAGATCGGTACACTCTTAGCCAAAGAACAAGGAAAGGCGATTAAAGATGCCGAGAAAGAGATTATTGGAGCAGCCGATTGTTTGGAATATTATGCTTGTTTGGGAGTAAATATTTTAGGCGAAGTTCCACCCCCGAATGCTATGAATTTGAGAAGCATTGCCCTACGGCAACCAATAGGAGTCGTGTTTGCGGTTGCTGCTTGGAATTACCCGGTTAGTCTTATTTCTTGGAAGGTTGCTCCAGCTTTAGCTGCCGGTTGTACGGTTATCGTCAAACCATCTCGAGAAACCCCCCTTTCCACCATAGAATTTGTGCGAGTTTGTAATGAAGCCGGGTTACCGGCCGGAATTTTAAACGTAGTAAGTGGTGAAAATGCCTTGATCAGTAATGAAATATTTTCTAATCCATTGGTGAAACTGGTAGCTCTTACTGGTTCGACTGAAACTGGAAAAGAATTTATTAAAGCTTCTGCCCATACCGTTAAAAGACTGATGTTGGAATTGGGTGGGCATTCCCCCTTTATCGTTTTTGCCGATGCTGATCTGGATCGAGCTATAAAAGATGGCATAAAAAGATCATTCCGAAATACTGGTCAAATCTGTAATTCAGTCAATCGAATTTTTGTTGAAAAGAGTGTTTATGACCAATTTGTGAAGAATTTTGTTGAAGGGGCTAAAAAAATACGTATTGGTGATCCCTTTGAGAATCCAGCTCCTGACTGTGGACCAATGGTCAATCAATCTGGTGTGAAAAAGATGGAAGAATTCATTCAAGATGCGAAAACTCATGGCGGTCGAATTGAATGTGGAGGGAAGAGACCGGAGGATCCAAAATTCAGCAAAGGGTTTTACTTTGAGCCAACAGTCATAACCAACGTTACGCCGGCAATGAAAATTATGATGGATGAGCCCTTCGGGCCAATCGTGGCTATAGACACTTTTTCTAGTGCTGAGGAAGCGGTTATCAAAGCCAATAACACTCGATATGGTTTAGTTGCCTATGTCTATACCAGCAATATCAAGAAGGCTGGATGGGTCGCAGAAAATCTGGAATGGGGGAATGTAGCTATAAATAATATTAGTCCGGACAGTTTGTATGCACCTTATCCGGGATGGAAAGAAAGTGGAATCGGTTTAGAACTTGGCCATTATGGACTTGACCAATATTTAGAATGGAAAAATATCAAAATAGAAATTTAG